One window of Neorhodopirellula lusitana genomic DNA carries:
- a CDS encoding efflux RND transporter permease subunit: MNLPEWSVRNRTVVLSAIVLLMVWGTITFFTMPRREDPEFTIRVCVVSTVWPGATATKVEELITDKIEQEVISLEEVEKVRSFSRTGQSTVFVELNDDVAPSDIQNVWDKVRARVDLAEMPEDSVRPVVNDEFGDTAVMLLAVHQTPLKGRDEIRDADVYSPRQLEKFAERIEDDLRLVEGVAKVEKYGVRNEAIYIETNLGNWAQLNLTTAQLKRLASERNIVKPGGQVSTDAGFFNVRPGGEFDAVEEIEHIAGTVRSSEGDDSNNVYLSDLGLQVSRDYEDPPSYLCRYGDRSGSEPAVMVAITMKSGSNIIEVCGDINQRLDVLMNQQKLLPPDIAATPVSDQSLSVNAKISDVIVNVIEAVLIVVVVVYVLVGFRIAFVMAANIPVVVIGSIGLIAIFGVQLEQISLAAIIISLGLLVDNAVQVCDQARSNQIDGMKPFPAAVAGAQTLAVPMLMGTLTTMAAFVPMLFCLEGGGKEYVYSLPVTVSTTLALSWVLAMTLCVVLAGVLIRPPKPGEPASPVIRLGQRLRGWLPARWRSAVTSGSGNASNATERRDGMVQRIYGATLMVALRWKWSVLFLSVFAGVAAFKLPVSSEFFPEAANDLFGVKIYLPETATIEQTNQIAKQVEGVIRSLSEVSPEDSVMSPTSEHPAVSERLSMMRTIVGGGASRWSLTWEPEPPTRNFAEIMVRLTDGRYTKDFVDDLRIACRDGDPERGIRPVVGARVVPIKLALGPPADPLVFRIIGSGFADPAKLRQVASEVQSLVREQPEAWNVYNSWGINGFQMQVDVDRDRATLAGVTNSQIAETLNSYYSGLKLTTFREGDHQVPIYFRLKPESRTSVEGLRESFVEGDLGKVPLDAVADFRFSWQPEKIQRRNMNRVIEVSSRMLPGVAGNDVVSRLLKSPEMAGIVDRLPPGFWIEPGGAYEESQESGGQMMMSFLVSFVLISLLLVFHYNSLSKTLMILFTLPLALVTAWIGLSITDNALGFMPQLGILALFGIVLNTAIIFIEFADQLIDERIAALEGDEGKLDRQALWQCFADAGKQRLLPIFLTTSTTIGGLLPLALVGGPLWIGLAWCMIVGLSLTTLLTLYLVPVVYAILVETFGVEAG; encoded by the coding sequence ATGAATCTACCGGAATGGTCGGTGCGGAATCGTACCGTTGTCCTATCGGCGATCGTGTTGTTGATGGTTTGGGGAACGATCACGTTCTTTACCATGCCTCGGCGGGAGGACCCGGAGTTCACGATTCGGGTTTGTGTGGTTTCCACGGTTTGGCCGGGGGCGACCGCGACCAAGGTGGAGGAACTGATCACCGACAAGATTGAACAAGAAGTGATCAGTCTGGAAGAAGTCGAGAAAGTGCGTTCGTTTTCACGGACGGGACAGTCGACCGTTTTCGTTGAACTGAATGACGACGTTGCCCCGTCTGATATTCAAAACGTTTGGGATAAGGTGCGGGCTCGAGTGGACTTAGCGGAGATGCCCGAGGACAGTGTGCGTCCGGTGGTCAATGATGAGTTCGGCGATACCGCGGTGATGTTGTTGGCGGTGCACCAAACTCCGTTAAAGGGCCGAGATGAGATTCGGGACGCGGATGTCTATTCGCCGCGGCAATTGGAAAAGTTTGCCGAGCGAATTGAGGACGATTTGCGTTTGGTCGAAGGTGTGGCGAAGGTTGAAAAGTATGGCGTTCGCAACGAGGCGATCTACATTGAAACGAACTTGGGCAATTGGGCTCAGCTGAACCTGACCACGGCTCAATTGAAGCGTCTGGCTTCGGAACGGAACATCGTTAAGCCGGGTGGCCAGGTTTCGACCGATGCGGGTTTCTTCAATGTGCGTCCGGGCGGGGAATTCGACGCCGTCGAAGAAATCGAGCATATCGCGGGGACGGTACGCAGTAGCGAAGGCGACGACAGCAACAATGTGTACCTGTCGGATTTGGGATTGCAGGTGTCGCGTGATTACGAAGACCCGCCGAGCTACTTGTGTCGCTATGGCGATCGTTCTGGTTCCGAACCGGCCGTGATGGTTGCCATCACGATGAAGTCCGGCAGCAACATCATTGAGGTGTGCGGGGACATCAATCAACGTCTTGATGTGTTGATGAATCAACAGAAGTTGTTGCCGCCGGATATCGCGGCGACACCGGTTTCGGATCAATCCTTGTCCGTCAACGCGAAGATCTCCGATGTGATCGTCAATGTGATCGAGGCGGTATTGATTGTTGTTGTGGTGGTTTACGTGTTGGTCGGTTTCCGGATCGCATTTGTGATGGCGGCGAATATTCCTGTCGTGGTGATTGGCTCGATTGGGTTGATCGCGATCTTCGGTGTGCAGTTGGAACAGATCTCGCTAGCGGCGATCATCATTTCATTGGGCTTGTTGGTAGATAACGCGGTACAGGTTTGCGATCAGGCTCGGTCGAATCAGATCGATGGGATGAAGCCGTTTCCAGCGGCCGTCGCAGGCGCACAAACTTTGGCGGTGCCGATGTTAATGGGGACGCTGACCACGATGGCTGCGTTCGTGCCGATGTTGTTTTGTTTGGAAGGCGGGGGGAAGGAATACGTCTACAGTTTGCCAGTGACGGTGTCGACGACCTTGGCATTGAGTTGGGTGTTGGCGATGACGCTCTGTGTCGTGTTGGCTGGCGTGCTGATTCGGCCGCCAAAGCCGGGCGAACCCGCTTCGCCTGTGATTCGATTGGGGCAGCGACTGCGAGGTTGGTTACCCGCGAGATGGCGATCGGCTGTAACGTCCGGTTCAGGGAATGCGTCCAATGCGACCGAGCGACGTGATGGGATGGTCCAGCGGATTTACGGAGCCACGCTGATGGTCGCGTTGCGTTGGAAATGGTCGGTGCTGTTTTTGTCCGTTTTTGCGGGCGTGGCGGCGTTCAAGCTGCCGGTCAGTTCCGAGTTCTTTCCTGAGGCGGCCAATGATCTGTTTGGCGTGAAGATCTACTTGCCGGAAACGGCGACGATCGAGCAAACGAATCAAATTGCGAAGCAGGTGGAAGGTGTGATCCGCAGTTTGAGTGAAGTTTCGCCCGAGGATTCCGTCATGTCGCCAACTAGCGAGCATCCCGCGGTCAGCGAACGTTTGTCGATGATGCGAACGATAGTGGGCGGTGGCGCTTCGCGATGGTCGTTGACGTGGGAGCCGGAACCACCGACTCGAAACTTTGCCGAGATTATGGTGCGGTTGACGGATGGTCGGTACACGAAGGATTTCGTTGACGATTTGCGGATTGCGTGCCGGGATGGTGATCCTGAGCGCGGCATTCGGCCGGTCGTTGGCGCGCGTGTCGTGCCGATCAAGCTCGCCCTGGGGCCGCCAGCCGATCCGTTGGTGTTCCGGATCATCGGCAGTGGATTTGCTGATCCGGCGAAGTTGCGACAGGTTGCTAGTGAGGTGCAAAGTTTGGTGCGGGAGCAACCGGAAGCATGGAACGTTTACAACTCGTGGGGGATCAATGGTTTTCAGATGCAAGTGGATGTGGATCGCGACCGGGCAACCTTGGCGGGCGTGACTAACTCGCAGATTGCGGAAACGCTGAACTCGTATTACTCGGGTTTGAAGTTGACCACGTTCCGAGAAGGCGATCACCAGGTGCCGATTTACTTCCGGTTAAAACCTGAAAGTCGGACTTCGGTGGAGGGGCTGCGAGAGTCGTTTGTTGAGGGGGATCTTGGCAAAGTGCCGCTGGACGCGGTCGCGGACTTTCGTTTTTCTTGGCAACCGGAAAAGATCCAGCGGCGGAACATGAATCGAGTGATTGAGGTTTCCTCGCGGATGTTGCCTGGGGTCGCGGGGAACGACGTGGTGTCACGCTTGTTGAAGTCGCCGGAGATGGCGGGGATCGTTGATCGCTTACCACCTGGGTTCTGGATCGAGCCGGGTGGTGCGTATGAGGAAAGCCAAGAGAGTGGTGGCCAGATGATGATGTCGTTTCTGGTGTCGTTTGTGTTGATCTCGTTGCTGTTGGTTTTTCACTACAACAGTTTGAGCAAAACACTGATGATCTTGTTTACCTTGCCGCTGGCTTTGGTGACCGCTTGGATCGGTTTGTCGATCACCGATAACGCGCTCGGGTTCATGCCACAGTTGGGCATCTTGGCGTTGTTCGGGATCGTGCTGAACACGGCGATCATTTTCATTGAGTTCGCTGATCAGTTGATTGACGAGCGAATCGCGGCGTTGGAAGGCGACGAGGGCAAGCTGGATCGTCAAGCGTTGTGGCAGTGTTTTGCCGATGCAGGGAAGCAGCGTTTGCTGCCGATTTTCTTGACGACTTCGACGACGATCGGTGGATTGTTGCCGCTGGCGTTGGTCGGTGGTCCGCTGTGGATCGGATTGGCGTGGTGCATGATCGTGGGGTTGTCGCTAACGACCCTTTTGACGCTGTACCTCGTTCCGGTCGTGTATGCGATCTTGGTGGAAACGTTTGGCGTGGAGGCGGGCTAA
- a CDS encoding alpha-L-fucosidase, with translation MTLLRPTPRHPFHAAIAIGFALTIFVSVPFASPSSAENPTSEFTPKDYPQEYSPTWDSLSQHPIAPKWLDDAKLGIYFHWGPYSVPAFKTEWYPRWIHMSNPKKWGAGSQEYHEANYGPIEKFGYHHFIPMFTAEHFDPAEWAELFDSAGARFAGPVAQHHDGFSMWDSQVNPNNAKAEGPQRDITGELLAELRKRDMKTITTFHHSFTGQRQRDGQPEGERPLSYYRYDKDLFTSTDDPKLRKLYGNMPEGEFNEYWLSLVQEVVDKYSPDLIWFDSWLDVIPEDYRQRMAAHHFNAAAARNQNVALIAKQEDMPNDVRLLDIEQGGMKEMPERLWMTDITLSTNGWCFVQNQRYKPLDLLVRNMIDVWSKRGVVLLNISPKSDGVIIDEQRTLLKGLGDWMKMYGEAVYNTRPHTIYGYGEAAIRDGSHGGQAATIKYSAKDIRFTRSQDGKTIYAFLLGQPKPGDKIAIQHLLDGSNSDVSIADVTVLGGNPKCEWTVQDGVLNLVAPPATDANKIATVFKVQLQ, from the coding sequence ATGACCCTGCTTCGACCGACCCCACGACACCCATTCCACGCGGCGATCGCCATCGGCTTTGCACTGACAATCTTTGTCAGCGTCCCGTTCGCGTCCCCCAGCTCGGCTGAGAACCCGACCAGCGAATTCACTCCGAAAGACTACCCCCAAGAGTATTCGCCGACCTGGGACTCGCTGTCACAACACCCCATCGCGCCCAAGTGGCTCGACGATGCCAAACTGGGTATCTACTTCCACTGGGGCCCCTACAGCGTTCCCGCATTCAAGACCGAGTGGTACCCACGCTGGATCCACATGTCCAACCCCAAGAAATGGGGCGCCGGATCCCAGGAATACCACGAAGCGAACTACGGCCCGATTGAGAAGTTCGGTTACCACCATTTCATCCCCATGTTCACGGCCGAGCACTTCGATCCTGCGGAGTGGGCCGAACTGTTCGATTCCGCTGGCGCTCGCTTTGCCGGTCCCGTCGCGCAACACCACGACGGTTTCTCCATGTGGGACAGCCAAGTCAATCCGAACAACGCCAAGGCGGAAGGCCCCCAGCGTGACATCACCGGGGAACTGCTTGCTGAACTGCGCAAGCGAGACATGAAGACCATCACCACCTTCCACCACTCCTTCACCGGCCAACGCCAACGTGATGGACAGCCCGAAGGCGAACGTCCCCTTAGCTATTATCGCTATGACAAGGACCTGTTCACGTCGACTGACGATCCGAAGCTACGCAAGCTTTACGGCAACATGCCCGAAGGTGAATTCAACGAATACTGGCTTAGCCTGGTCCAAGAAGTTGTCGACAAGTACTCGCCCGACCTGATCTGGTTCGACTCATGGTTGGACGTGATCCCCGAAGACTACCGCCAACGCATGGCCGCCCACCACTTCAATGCCGCTGCCGCTCGCAATCAAAACGTCGCTTTGATCGCCAAGCAAGAAGACATGCCCAACGACGTGCGTTTGCTAGACATCGAACAAGGCGGCATGAAAGAGATGCCCGAACGACTGTGGATGACCGACATCACGCTCAGTACCAATGGCTGGTGCTTTGTTCAAAACCAACGCTACAAGCCGCTCGACCTGTTGGTCCGAAACATGATCGACGTGTGGAGTAAACGCGGCGTCGTGCTGCTCAACATCTCACCGAAATCGGATGGCGTCATCATCGACGAACAACGCACCCTGCTGAAGGGACTCGGCGACTGGATGAAGATGTATGGCGAAGCCGTCTACAACACTCGCCCCCATACAATCTATGGCTACGGCGAAGCAGCCATCCGAGACGGCAGCCATGGCGGACAAGCGGCGACAATCAAGTATTCCGCCAAGGACATTCGCTTCACTCGATCCCAAGACGGCAAAACGATCTACGCATTCTTGCTGGGGCAACCCAAGCCCGGCGACAAAATCGCGATCCAGCACTTGTTGGACGGATCAAATTCGGACGTATCGATTGCGGATGTTACCGTGCTAGGCGGCAATCCCAAGTGCGAATGGACCGTCCAAGACGGTGTCCTGAACCTGGTCGCCCCACCCGCCACGGACGCCAACAAGATCGCGACCGTCTTCAAGGTCCAGCTTCAATAA
- a CDS encoding DUF1570 domain-containing protein, producing MYPTKLRRWHSAMIRTCSALVLLACCWTPVFANGLQPFRGPQPVRFLVGTNWQTGLHLIDSSTESLVMARDGWLHTVAADSRQTKMQPTRKRFEPASAMQMRNQLRAEFGSDFDVVATQNFLVVQPRGRGDRWPEMFEDCHRSFVDFMTKRGVQVRHGRFPMVAVVLPDARAMYAELDRLKIDVSRVSGIYANRCNRVMTHDGGRLASIAATVRHEAAHQSAFNTGVHSRVNDTPSWITEGVGQMFEPAAINSAGASQRIGERVNAESMAHLRKTMTLRSSKDLAGWVQRLVDGDEAFRDPVEVHTAYSVAWAMMFYLSERDNEGFADILNFTATRPPFETYRRGQRRIDFERIMGTDTLTFANRLARFLNDLP from the coding sequence ATGTATCCGACCAAGCTGCGACGCTGGCACTCGGCCATGATTCGGACCTGTTCCGCACTCGTGTTATTGGCTTGTTGCTGGACGCCTGTCTTTGCCAACGGACTGCAGCCCTTCCGTGGTCCGCAGCCGGTTCGCTTTCTGGTGGGTACGAACTGGCAAACCGGATTGCACTTGATTGATTCGTCGACCGAGTCGTTGGTGATGGCTCGCGATGGATGGCTGCATACCGTTGCGGCAGATTCTCGGCAAACCAAAATGCAACCGACTCGAAAGCGTTTTGAACCGGCCTCGGCGATGCAGATGCGGAATCAATTGCGCGCTGAATTCGGTTCCGACTTTGATGTCGTCGCAACCCAAAACTTCCTAGTCGTTCAGCCTCGCGGACGCGGCGATCGTTGGCCAGAAATGTTTGAGGACTGCCATCGCTCATTCGTTGACTTCATGACCAAGCGAGGTGTCCAAGTTCGACATGGACGATTCCCGATGGTCGCCGTGGTGTTACCCGATGCACGAGCGATGTACGCGGAACTGGATCGATTGAAGATCGATGTCTCGCGGGTTTCGGGAATTTACGCTAACCGTTGCAACCGAGTGATGACGCACGACGGTGGTCGGTTGGCATCGATCGCGGCAACGGTGCGACATGAAGCGGCTCACCAGTCCGCATTCAACACGGGCGTGCACAGCCGGGTGAACGACACGCCGAGCTGGATTACTGAGGGCGTCGGCCAAATGTTTGAACCGGCCGCGATTAATTCGGCCGGAGCGAGCCAACGGATCGGTGAACGAGTGAACGCCGAATCGATGGCGCATCTTCGCAAGACCATGACGCTGCGAAGTTCCAAGGACTTGGCCGGTTGGGTGCAACGTTTAGTTGATGGTGACGAAGCGTTCCGCGATCCCGTTGAGGTTCACACAGCCTATTCAGTCGCCTGGGCGATGATGTTCTATCTATCGGAGCGAGACAACGAAGGGTTCGCCGACATCTTGAACTTCACCGCGACTCGGCCACCGTTCGAGACTTATCGCCGAGGCCAGCGTCGAATTGATTTCGAACGCATTATGGGGACTGATACGTTAACGTTCGCCAACCGCTTGGCACGTTTTTTAAACGACTTGCCGTAG
- a CDS encoding L-sorbosone dehydrogenase, with the protein MKLFVRCRLLVADGAEPLIRRKARSVVFAMTGFVVALAGFAGQQAAKGAGLGVTSPDKVRVPEGFEVDLVHAVTAEGDGSWVSLTTDPKGRLIACDQYGGLFRIDVSGDSGKVEKLDADLKGAQGLLCAFGSLYANVNSNEFPAGVWRLTDTNGDDQYDKKEHLIPLNSGGEHGPHGLILTPDGKRILSVQGNNTKMPDVFDSSRVPKNWSEDHLLGRMPDARGHNANRLAPGGFIMSFNPGGGERELIATGFRNPYDIALNEAGELMTYDADMEWDVGTPWYRPTRVNHVISGGEFGWRNGTGKWPAYYPDSFGAAVDIGPGSPTGICFGYGTNFPSKFQKALFIADWSYGNIHAVHLTEDGSSYGGSYEIFATAAPLPVTDMVVHSDGNLYFTIGGRRTQSGLYRVRYVGSDASTSETSTAELAASESSVVASQQSAQKCEAMRATRHQLEALHVDDAVLSLPAGEAVELALQHLDDDDRAIRFASRVALEHRDVELWKDQVLALDSPRARTLGLIALARCGQPDSQSAAMDSLLKIDFAKLDDQGQIAVLRAAGLIAMRLGDFTDSQTQQLLEKLDGVFPTKFDNVNRELAMMLVRLNAPGSTAALIEKQFDSPSQESQIHYAMTLRNATEGWNDDLRRRYLGWFHQMATARGGMSFGGFLDNIKAEWVKGLTEDQRTSLADAINPPVSTEEQAPAKSRPFVKQYTVDDLVGQVESSTHQPDFASGKSLFADSQCYKCHRMGLQGGILGPDLTSAGGKFNIKDMLISIVDPSKVISDQYGATQFLTVDGEVLTGRIINVFGDQVSVMTNMLDPSKLTRLKLDDVEESNESRVSMMPTGLLDTLTVDEIIDLVAYLRAGGNAEHSVYAKPSDGR; encoded by the coding sequence ATGAAGTTGTTTGTTCGATGTCGTTTGTTGGTGGCTGACGGTGCTGAGCCGCTTATCCGCAGGAAAGCCAGATCGGTCGTGTTTGCGATGACTGGTTTCGTGGTCGCTTTGGCGGGATTTGCGGGGCAGCAGGCCGCAAAAGGCGCGGGATTGGGCGTAACTTCGCCCGACAAAGTGCGTGTTCCGGAAGGCTTCGAAGTCGACTTGGTGCACGCGGTGACCGCGGAAGGCGACGGTTCTTGGGTCAGTTTGACCACGGACCCGAAGGGACGCCTGATCGCTTGCGATCAATACGGTGGCTTGTTCCGGATCGATGTGTCGGGGGACTCGGGCAAGGTTGAAAAGCTGGACGCCGATCTGAAGGGGGCACAGGGATTGTTGTGTGCGTTCGGTTCGCTGTATGCCAACGTGAACAGCAATGAATTTCCAGCCGGCGTGTGGCGGTTGACGGATACGAACGGCGACGATCAATACGACAAAAAAGAACATCTAATTCCGCTCAACAGTGGTGGCGAACACGGACCACACGGGCTGATTTTGACACCGGACGGCAAACGGATTTTGTCGGTCCAGGGCAACAACACGAAGATGCCCGATGTTTTCGACAGCTCCCGAGTGCCAAAGAACTGGTCTGAAGATCACTTGTTGGGGCGGATGCCCGACGCCCGGGGGCACAACGCGAATCGACTGGCGCCCGGCGGATTCATCATGTCTTTCAATCCCGGTGGCGGTGAGCGAGAACTGATTGCGACGGGGTTTCGAAACCCGTATGACATCGCGCTCAACGAAGCCGGCGAATTGATGACCTACGACGCCGACATGGAATGGGACGTCGGCACGCCTTGGTATCGTCCGACGCGAGTGAACCATGTGATCAGCGGCGGTGAGTTTGGCTGGCGAAACGGAACCGGCAAATGGCCTGCGTACTATCCCGACTCTTTCGGTGCCGCGGTTGATATTGGTCCTGGTTCGCCAACGGGAATCTGTTTTGGATACGGTACCAATTTTCCAAGCAAGTTCCAAAAAGCGTTGTTCATCGCGGATTGGAGTTACGGGAATATCCATGCGGTGCATTTGACCGAAGACGGTTCGTCATACGGAGGTTCCTATGAAATTTTCGCGACCGCGGCTCCTCTGCCGGTGACCGACATGGTCGTTCACTCAGACGGGAATCTGTATTTCACGATCGGTGGACGCCGCACCCAAAGCGGCCTGTATCGCGTTCGCTATGTTGGCTCGGACGCCAGTACTTCGGAAACTAGTACTGCGGAATTGGCTGCGTCGGAATCGTCAGTGGTTGCTAGTCAACAGTCTGCTCAGAAGTGCGAAGCCATGCGGGCGACGCGGCATCAGTTAGAGGCTTTGCACGTGGATGACGCGGTACTGTCGCTTCCCGCTGGCGAGGCCGTTGAACTCGCGCTGCAACATCTTGACGACGATGACCGAGCGATTCGGTTTGCGTCGCGGGTGGCTCTGGAACATCGCGACGTGGAATTGTGGAAGGATCAAGTGTTGGCATTGGATTCGCCGCGGGCACGAACGTTGGGCTTGATCGCGTTGGCTCGTTGTGGTCAGCCCGACAGCCAGTCAGCCGCGATGGATTCGTTGTTGAAGATTGATTTCGCGAAGTTGGACGATCAGGGGCAGATCGCGGTACTGCGAGCGGCCGGTTTGATTGCGATGCGTTTGGGTGACTTCACTGATTCGCAGACTCAGCAATTGCTCGAGAAACTGGATGGCGTTTTCCCAACCAAGTTTGACAACGTTAACCGTGAACTGGCCATGATGCTGGTTCGGTTGAACGCGCCGGGTTCGACGGCGGCGTTGATTGAAAAACAATTCGACTCACCCAGCCAGGAATCGCAGATTCACTATGCGATGACGCTTCGAAACGCAACGGAAGGCTGGAACGACGATTTACGGCGGAGGTACTTAGGTTGGTTCCACCAGATGGCGACTGCTCGTGGCGGGATGTCCTTTGGTGGTTTCCTGGACAACATCAAAGCGGAGTGGGTGAAGGGACTGACCGAGGATCAGCGAACTTCGCTTGCCGACGCGATCAATCCGCCGGTGTCGACCGAGGAACAAGCTCCGGCCAAGTCGCGGCCATTTGTGAAGCAGTACACCGTCGACGATTTGGTTGGACAGGTGGAAAGCTCGACTCATCAGCCGGACTTTGCCAGCGGAAAGTCATTGTTCGCCGACTCGCAGTGCTACAAGTGTCACCGCATGGGATTGCAGGGTGGAATCTTGGGGCCCGATTTGACCAGTGCGGGTGGGAAGTTCAACATCAAAGACATGCTGATTTCAATCGTGGACCCCAGCAAAGTGATCAGCGATCAGTACGGTGCGACTCAGTTTCTAACCGTGGATGGCGAGGTTTTGACGGGCCGGATCATCAACGTGTTTGGCGATCAGGTGAGTGTGATGACCAACATGTTGGATCCATCCAAGCTGACCAGGTTGAAGTTGGATGATGTCGAAGAGTCCAACGAGTCTCGCGTGAGCATGATGCCAACCGGATTGTTGGACACGCTGACGGTGGACGAAATCATCGACCTGGTCGCTTACTTGCGAGCGGGCGGCAACGCTGAGCATTCGGTTTATGCGAAACCGAGTGATGGCCGCTGA
- a CDS encoding sulfatase family protein codes for MMKFFASCLFSLVTVASITPAAERNVILFITDDESPTLGCYGDAGAVTPAIDAIAADGMLFRNAFATTASCSASRSVVMSGIHNHRNGQFGHQHHYHKFNSFSDVAQLALPRVMSRSGYRTGHIGKYHVAPESVYHFETYLKGSNGRNAVAMAEMSKPFIADQADDRPFFLYFAPSDPHRGGGNDKTSSLDLKPNLFGNKRNRGHHEGVEEVFYDPAKVTVPPFLPDTPETRSELAQYYQSCSRVDQGVARLVKILKEADLYDKTMILFTSDHGMAFAGGKTTVYEGGLRVPMVVRDPYQEKRGVETDAMISHIDITPTILDFAGGLNREKNRPKKLIDLKQFHQEQHVSDMDNPNGNLPFDTYHGKSWLPVLADPALPHHKQIFASHTFHEIQMYYPMRVVRDSKYKLIWNIAHPLPYPFASDLWAASSWQAQLAKGNDAPYGQMTVGDYVQRPEFELFDIAADPYESTNLATSPGHADILELYQGKLKDAQHQYEDPWVMKWDYE; via the coding sequence ATGATGAAGTTCTTTGCATCCTGTTTGTTTTCACTCGTCACCGTCGCGTCAATCACGCCGGCTGCCGAACGAAACGTTATCCTGTTCATTACCGACGACGAAAGCCCAACGTTAGGCTGCTATGGCGACGCCGGTGCCGTCACCCCCGCGATCGACGCGATCGCTGCTGACGGAATGTTGTTCCGCAACGCCTTTGCTACCACCGCTTCATGTAGCGCCAGCCGCAGCGTTGTGATGAGTGGAATCCACAACCACCGCAACGGCCAGTTCGGACACCAACACCACTATCATAAATTCAATTCCTTCAGCGATGTGGCACAACTTGCTCTACCTCGCGTGATGTCGCGATCCGGTTACCGCACCGGCCACATCGGCAAGTACCACGTCGCCCCAGAATCAGTGTATCACTTCGAAACTTATTTGAAGGGTTCCAACGGACGAAACGCGGTCGCGATGGCTGAAATGTCCAAGCCCTTCATCGCCGATCAAGCTGACGATCGCCCGTTCTTTTTGTACTTCGCCCCTTCGGATCCACACCGGGGCGGCGGCAATGACAAAACCTCGTCACTTGATCTCAAACCGAATCTATTCGGAAACAAACGCAACCGAGGCCACCACGAGGGCGTCGAAGAAGTCTTCTACGATCCCGCCAAGGTCACCGTGCCGCCATTCTTGCCGGATACCCCGGAAACCCGCAGCGAACTGGCTCAGTACTACCAATCGTGCAGCCGAGTGGATCAGGGTGTCGCCCGACTGGTCAAAATCCTGAAGGAAGCTGACCTATACGACAAGACCATGATTCTGTTCACCAGCGATCACGGCATGGCGTTCGCCGGCGGCAAAACCACCGTCTACGAAGGCGGCTTGCGTGTCCCGATGGTGGTGCGTGATCCGTATCAAGAAAAACGCGGCGTCGAAACGGACGCGATGATCAGCCACATCGACATCACCCCCACCATTCTCGATTTCGCCGGTGGCCTGAACCGCGAAAAGAATCGTCCCAAGAAACTCATCGACCTAAAACAATTCCACCAAGAACAACACGTTTCCGACATGGACAACCCCAACGGAAATCTTCCCTTTGACACCTATCACGGAAAAAGCTGGTTGCCTGTGCTCGCTGATCCCGCGTTGCCCCACCATAAACAGATTTTCGCGTCTCACACTTTCCACGAAATCCAGATGTACTACCCCATGCGAGTCGTTCGCGATAGCAAGTACAAGCTGATCTGGAACATCGCTCACCCGTTGCCCTATCCATTCGCCAGCGATCTTTGGGCCGCCAGCAGTTGGCAAGCACAACTGGCCAAGGGAAACGACGCACCCTATGGCCAAATGACGGTCGGCGACTACGTTCAACGCCCCGAATTCGAACTGTTCGACATCGCGGCTGACCCTTACGAGTCCACCAACCTCGCCACCAGCCCCGGCCACGCCGACATTCTGGAACTCTATCAGGGCAAGCTGAAAGACGCCCAACACCAGTACGAAGATCCCTGGGTCATGAAGTGGGACTACGAATAG